A genomic stretch from Achromobacter spanius includes:
- a CDS encoding ABC transporter substrate-binding protein, translating into MSIQVTIRSALLACTLAAAAPAAMAQAQAATLTIGLSSEPTSMDPHYHQATPNDAMTSHMFETLVGQDAKMGLIPRLATSWKAVDDTTWEFTLREGVKFSNGQPFTAQDVIFTFCRVMNNEQSIGGSYPAIVQKFADVRAQDGNKLLIKTRKPYPLLPNDLTRTAMLWNGIVQHGPITFDLANKCGVTGPWPTVADFNGGRDVIGTGPYTLKSYVKGTGIELTRNDGYWGDKPAWQNVKLIPVPAAGPRLTGLLAGDFDLIENPAARDVKRISETPGFGYVITPSVRVVYFQFDVARNPSPTVKAADGKNPLQDVRVRRAISMAIDRKTITARIMDGAATPANQFLPDGMFGTLPHPPELKYDPEGAKKLLAEAGYPNGFELTISSTNDRYINDAQISQAVAQYLSRVGIKTTVDAMTRSVYFPKRAKREFSFAMGGWSSETGEASSFLQYWVTRFDKAQGLGTSNYGGYDNPEFDAVFKRALVTVDPAEREKLLQQSLTIALADLPSIPLHFESSIWAFKKGLVYEGRADQYTLAMSAKPAK; encoded by the coding sequence ATGTCCATCCAGGTAACTATCCGCAGCGCATTACTGGCCTGTACGCTGGCCGCCGCCGCCCCCGCCGCCATGGCGCAGGCGCAAGCGGCCACCCTGACAATTGGCTTGTCCTCCGAACCGACGTCGATGGACCCGCACTATCACCAAGCCACGCCGAACGACGCGATGACCTCGCACATGTTCGAAACGCTGGTGGGCCAGGACGCCAAGATGGGCCTAATTCCGCGTCTGGCCACAAGCTGGAAGGCAGTGGACGACACGACTTGGGAGTTCACGCTGCGCGAGGGCGTCAAGTTTTCGAATGGCCAGCCCTTCACCGCCCAGGACGTGATTTTTACGTTCTGCCGCGTGATGAATAACGAGCAGTCCATTGGCGGCTCGTACCCGGCGATCGTGCAGAAGTTTGCCGATGTGCGGGCGCAAGACGGCAACAAGCTGCTCATCAAGACGCGCAAGCCCTATCCGCTCTTGCCCAACGACCTGACCCGCACGGCCATGCTCTGGAACGGCATCGTCCAGCACGGTCCCATCACGTTCGACCTGGCGAACAAGTGCGGCGTGACCGGCCCCTGGCCCACCGTCGCCGACTTCAACGGCGGCCGCGACGTGATCGGCACCGGCCCCTACACGCTGAAGTCCTACGTGAAAGGCACGGGCATCGAACTGACACGCAACGACGGCTACTGGGGCGACAAACCTGCCTGGCAGAACGTCAAGCTGATTCCCGTACCGGCCGCCGGACCGCGCCTGACCGGGCTATTGGCCGGTGATTTCGACCTGATCGAGAACCCTGCCGCACGCGACGTGAAGCGCATTTCGGAAACACCGGGCTTTGGCTACGTCATCACGCCGTCGGTGCGCGTGGTGTATTTTCAGTTCGACGTGGCGCGCAACCCCAGCCCCACCGTCAAGGCCGCCGACGGCAAGAACCCCTTGCAGGACGTGCGCGTGCGCCGCGCCATCTCCATGGCCATCGACCGCAAGACCATCACCGCGCGCATCATGGACGGCGCCGCCACGCCCGCCAACCAGTTCCTGCCCGACGGCATGTTCGGCACGCTGCCCCACCCGCCCGAACTGAAGTATGACCCCGAGGGCGCGAAGAAGCTGCTGGCCGAAGCCGGCTACCCCAACGGGTTCGAGCTGACTATTTCGTCCACCAACGACCGCTACATCAACGACGCCCAGATCTCGCAAGCGGTGGCGCAGTACCTGTCGCGCGTGGGCATCAAGACGACGGTCGACGCCATGACGCGCTCGGTGTATTTCCCCAAGCGCGCCAAGCGCGAATTCAGTTTCGCGATGGGCGGCTGGTCGTCCGAAACCGGCGAAGCCTCGTCTTTCCTACAATACTGGGTCACCCGGTTCGACAAAGCCCAGGGCCTGGGCACCAGCAACTATGGCGGTTACGACAACCCCGAGTTCGATGCTGTGTTCAAGCGCGCGCTGGTCACCGTGGACCCCGCCGAGCGGGAAAAGCTGTTGCAACAGTCCCTGACGATTGCACTGGCCGACCTGCCCAGCATTCCCCTGCACTTTGAAAGCAGCATCTGGGCTTTCAAGAAGGGGCTGGTCTACGAAGGCCGAGCCGACCAATACACCCTGGCCATGTCGGCCAAACCCGCCAAATAA